The following are encoded together in the Flavihumibacter fluvii genome:
- the paaE gene encoding 1,2-phenylacetyl-CoA epoxidase subunit PaaE, giving the protein MSIHFHSLAISDIRQETSDCVSVAFEIPDQLKDIFRFREGQNITLRTIINGEETRRSYSICSSPADQELRVAIKAVDHGRFSNFANNNLKKGDRIDVLPPTGKFNTELQPLLKKQYVAFAAGSGITPIISIIKTVLATEPDSEFTLVYGNRNRGSIIFREALEALKNKYIIRFRIIHILSREVTDASINYGRINADKCRQLQEGLINWLETDHFFLCGPEDMIFSVRDFLLAAGVDGAKIHFELFTTPGQENSTTPSKEKIIAGTGPLSNITVKLDGIAFTFDLGYNSQSILDAALQKGADLPYACKGGVCSTCRAKLVSGQVDMDQNYALEPEELAAGFILTCQSHPRTPAVVVDFDAKY; this is encoded by the coding sequence ATGTCGATCCATTTTCATTCGCTGGCCATCAGCGATATCCGCCAGGAAACCAGCGATTGCGTGTCGGTTGCATTTGAAATTCCTGACCAACTGAAGGATATTTTCAGGTTTCGTGAAGGACAAAATATCACTTTACGCACCATAATCAACGGGGAAGAAACCAGGCGCTCCTACTCCATCTGCAGTTCCCCGGCGGACCAGGAATTGAGGGTTGCAATAAAAGCGGTTGACCATGGCCGTTTTTCCAATTTCGCCAACAATAATCTTAAAAAAGGTGACCGGATCGATGTACTTCCGCCAACTGGCAAATTCAACACAGAATTACAACCTTTGCTAAAGAAACAATACGTTGCATTTGCTGCCGGAAGCGGCATTACACCTATCATTTCAATCATAAAAACAGTCCTGGCCACTGAGCCAGACAGTGAATTTACCCTCGTTTATGGCAACCGCAACAGGGGTTCGATTATTTTCAGGGAAGCACTGGAAGCCCTCAAAAACAAATACATCATCCGGTTCAGGATCATCCACATCTTAAGCAGGGAAGTGACGGATGCCTCCATAAATTACGGCCGGATAAATGCCGATAAATGCAGGCAATTACAGGAAGGATTGATCAACTGGCTGGAAACAGACCACTTTTTTTTGTGCGGGCCGGAAGACATGATCTTTTCTGTTCGCGATTTCCTGTTGGCGGCTGGTGTTGATGGTGCAAAAATTCATTTTGAACTATTTACGACGCCTGGACAAGAAAATTCAACTACACCATCGAAGGAGAAAATTATAGCCGGCACGGGTCCGCTTTCCAACATTACTGTAAAGCTCGATGGTATTGCATTCACTTTTGATCTTGGTTATAACAGCCAAAGCATTTTAGATGCAGCATTACAAAAGGGTGCAGACCTGCCTTATGCCTGCAAAGGTGGCGTTTGCAGCACCTGCCGGGCAAAACTGGTGAGCGGGCAAGTAGATATGGACCAGAACTATGCGCTGGAACCTGAGGAGCTGGCGGCCGGGTTTATACTCACCTGCCAGTCGCATCCCAGGACACCCGCCGTGGTAGTAGATTTTGATGCCAAATACTAA
- the paaA gene encoding 1,2-phenylacetyl-CoA epoxidase subunit PaaA, producing MNMQDVDLSPELQFQGKIDQEIRIEPKDWMPEKYRQTLVRQISQHAHSEIVGMLPEGNWITRAPSLRRKATLIAKVQDEAGHGLYLYSAAETLGTSRDEMIAQLHSGKAKYSSIFNYPTLSWADIGAIGWLVDGAAIMNQVPLCRASYGPYARAMVRICKEESFHQRQGFEILLTLSKGTPAQRQMCQDAINRWWWPSVMMFGPSDESSPHTAQSMQWKIKRFTNDELRQKFVDVCAEQVRILGMTIPDKDLKWNTEKGHYDFGDINWEEFWNVISGNGPCNKERLAARVTAHEEGRWVREAAMAFAEKRKKKNAKAVA from the coding sequence ATGAATATGCAAGATGTTGACCTATCACCGGAATTGCAGTTTCAGGGTAAAATAGACCAGGAAATCCGCATTGAGCCAAAAGACTGGATGCCGGAAAAGTACCGGCAAACCCTGGTCCGCCAGATTTCCCAGCATGCACACAGTGAAATCGTAGGTATGTTGCCTGAGGGAAACTGGATCACCCGAGCCCCATCCCTTCGCCGGAAAGCGACTTTAATTGCCAAGGTACAGGATGAAGCCGGCCATGGACTTTACTTATATAGCGCAGCCGAAACACTCGGAACCAGTCGTGATGAAATGATTGCACAACTGCATAGTGGAAAAGCAAAATATTCCTCCATCTTTAATTACCCCACCTTAAGCTGGGCGGATATCGGCGCCATTGGCTGGTTGGTAGATGGTGCGGCGATCATGAACCAGGTGCCCTTATGCCGGGCTTCCTATGGCCCTTACGCACGTGCCATGGTCAGAATCTGCAAGGAAGAAAGTTTCCACCAGCGCCAGGGTTTTGAAATACTCCTGACCTTAAGTAAAGGAACACCAGCACAACGACAGATGTGCCAGGATGCCATCAATCGTTGGTGGTGGCCCAGCGTCATGATGTTTGGGCCCAGTGATGAATCCTCCCCGCATACCGCACAAAGCATGCAATGGAAGATAAAAAGATTTACCAATGATGAGTTACGCCAGAAATTTGTGGATGTATGTGCTGAACAGGTCAGGATACTGGGAATGACCATTCCAGATAAAGACCTGAAATGGAATACTGAAAAAGGCCATTATGATTTTGGGGACATCAACTGGGAAGAATTCTGGAATGTGATCAGTGGAAATGGGCCCTGCAATAAAGAAAGACTGGCAGCCAGGGTCACAGCACATGAAGAAGGCAGGTGGGTGCGTGAAGCTGCCATGGCATTTGCTGAAAAGCGGAAAAAGAAAAATGCAAAAGCAGTTGCTTAA
- the paaB gene encoding 1,2-phenylacetyl-CoA epoxidase subunit PaaB, giving the protein MNRFWQKSYYGDYGDREVSKASEPETGSSPADWPLWEVFIRSKQGLDHKHAGSLHASDAQMAIENARDVYTRRQEGISIWVVESKYVHASNPDEAASLYDPANDKVYRHPTFYDLPDELKHM; this is encoded by the coding sequence ATGAACAGATTTTGGCAAAAATCCTATTACGGGGATTATGGGGACCGCGAAGTTTCCAAAGCATCGGAACCTGAGACAGGTTCTTCTCCTGCTGACTGGCCGCTATGGGAAGTCTTTATCCGTAGCAAACAGGGATTGGACCACAAACATGCAGGCAGCCTTCATGCATCGGATGCGCAGATGGCCATTGAAAATGCCCGCGATGTATATACCCGCCGGCAGGAAGGCATCAGCATCTGGGTAGTAGAGAGCAAATATGTACATGCGTCAAATCCGGATGAAGCAGCCAGCCTGTATGATCCGGCAAATGATAAGGTATACCGCCATCCCACTTTTTATGATTTGCCAGATGAACTGAAACACATGTAA
- the paaC gene encoding 1,2-phenylacetyl-CoA epoxidase subunit PaaC, which translates to MTKAHFLYTLHLADNSLVAGHRNSEWTGHGPALEQDIAISNIALDLVGQARNFYQHAADLYNGHTGICRPLISSPAFQQVTGSIDEDDLAYLRDVNEYYNVLIAEQTNGDWAKTILRQFFFSCYQQLVFGKMVQSKDEQLAAIAEKSLKEVNYHVRWSGEWVIRLGDGTAESHRRMQTAIDALWQYTGELFTPAPYETELVTAGIGVDLSSLRSAWITKVQETFMAATLPMPVTSWMQQGGKTGIHTEHLGFLLAEMQYLQRAYPNSEW; encoded by the coding sequence ATGACCAAAGCACATTTTTTATACACCCTGCATCTAGCAGATAATTCCCTGGTAGCGGGCCATAGAAATAGCGAATGGACCGGCCATGGACCTGCACTGGAACAGGATATTGCTATCTCTAATATTGCTTTGGACCTTGTGGGCCAGGCCCGCAATTTTTACCAGCATGCAGCTGATCTGTATAACGGCCATACTGGTATTTGCCGACCACTCATCAGCTCACCTGCTTTTCAACAGGTAACTGGTAGCATAGACGAAGATGACCTTGCTTATTTGCGAGATGTCAATGAATATTATAATGTCCTGATTGCAGAACAAACGAATGGGGATTGGGCCAAAACCATTTTGCGCCAGTTTTTCTTCAGTTGTTACCAGCAGTTGGTCTTCGGAAAAATGGTGCAGAGTAAAGATGAACAACTGGCCGCCATTGCTGAAAAATCACTGAAGGAAGTGAATTACCATGTAAGGTGGAGCGGCGAATGGGTCATCAGATTGGGTGACGGCACCGCAGAAAGCCATCGCAGGATGCAGACAGCAATTGATGCATTATGGCAATACACCGGTGAACTTTTTACACCGGCACCATATGAAACAGAACTTGTTACAGCCGGAATTGGGGTAGATTTATCTTCCCTGCGATCTGCATGGATTACAAAAGTGCAGGAAACATTTATGGCCGCAACCCTTCCGATGCCTGTTACATCCTGGATGCAACAAGGCGGTAAAACCGGGATACATACCGAACACCTTGGATTCTTATTGGCAGAAATGCAATATTTGCAAAGAGCCTATCCCAATAGTGAATGGTAA
- the paaD gene encoding 1,2-phenylacetyl-CoA epoxidase subunit PaaD produces the protein MLTNTTIPEAESNIWRLLENVMDPEIPVLSVVDLGIIREIKLTGHSVEVVLTPTYTGCPAMDVIRMQIKMQLSMAGYSPVAIKSVLSPAWTTEWMSEAGKEKLKAYGIAPPNVKQTVCTPAYFQREEAVQCPHCRSYHTTMISEFGSTACKSLYRCLDCREPFDYFKCH, from the coding sequence ATGCTAACTAATACCACCATACCGGAAGCCGAAAGTAATATCTGGCGTTTGCTGGAAAATGTAATGGACCCCGAAATACCCGTATTGTCTGTAGTTGATCTTGGCATTATTCGTGAAATAAAACTAACCGGTCATTCAGTTGAAGTGGTCCTTACACCAACCTATACGGGTTGTCCGGCCATGGATGTAATCAGGATGCAAATTAAGATGCAGCTGAGTATGGCTGGTTATTCCCCTGTAGCCATAAAATCTGTTTTATCACCAGCCTGGACGACAGAATGGATGAGTGAAGCAGGCAAAGAAAAACTGAAAGCATATGGTATTGCTCCACCTAATGTAAAACAAACAGTCTGCACCCCTGCGTATTTTCAAAGGGAAGAAGCTGTACAATGCCCCCATTGCCGGTCCTACCATACCACCATGATCAGTGAATTTGGTTCAACTGCCTGTAAGTCACTGTATCGTTGCCTGGATTGCCGGGAACCTTTTGATTATTTTAAGTGCCATTAA
- a CDS encoding enoyl-CoA hydratase-related protein, whose translation MPSILFEVTDQVARITLNRPEKLNAFNREMAFALQNALRKCEPDDIRCVVITGSGKAFSAGQDLAEVVDPAGPGMSKILSEHYNPVIQLISDLKKPVLAVVNGVAAGAGANIALCCDIVVASESAVFIQAFSKIGLIPDSGGTFFLPRLVGRQKASALMMLGDKVKAEEAEKIGMIYKYFEDAAFRDEVEKITKTLANMPTAGLAYTKMAIQLSATNTLPEQLANEDALQQKAAATADFKEGVQAFLEKRAANFKGK comes from the coding sequence ATGCCATCCATTTTATTTGAAGTAACAGACCAGGTTGCCCGAATCACACTGAACAGGCCAGAAAAATTAAATGCCTTCAATCGTGAAATGGCTTTCGCCTTGCAGAATGCCTTACGCAAATGCGAACCAGACGATATTCGTTGTGTGGTGATTACTGGTTCCGGCAAAGCATTCAGTGCAGGGCAGGACCTTGCCGAAGTAGTTGATCCTGCCGGCCCTGGGATGTCGAAGATTTTATCGGAACACTATAATCCTGTCATACAACTAATCAGCGACCTTAAAAAACCAGTGCTGGCCGTGGTTAATGGTGTTGCAGCAGGTGCGGGTGCTAATATTGCACTTTGCTGTGATATTGTAGTCGCCAGCGAATCCGCCGTTTTTATCCAGGCTTTTTCAAAAATCGGACTGATCCCTGATAGTGGTGGTACTTTCTTTTTACCACGACTGGTAGGTCGTCAGAAAGCAAGCGCATTGATGATGCTGGGTGATAAGGTGAAGGCAGAAGAAGCAGAAAAGATAGGGATGATCTACAAATATTTTGAGGACGCTGCCTTCCGGGATGAAGTTGAAAAAATAACCAAAACACTGGCAAATATGCCAACTGCCGGCCTGGCCTATACGAAAATGGCAATCCAGCTTTCAGCAACTAATACACTTCCAGAACAACTGGCTAACGAAGATGCATTGCAGCAAAAAGCAGCGGCAACAGCAGATTTTAAAGAAGGCGTACAGGCATTCCTGGAAAAAAGAGCGGCAAA